A region of the Candidatus Methylomirabilota bacterium genome:
GCAGGCGCTCCGGAAGATGAAGAAGACCGCCATCCTGGTGAACGCCGCCCGCGGCCCGATCGTGGACGAGGCGGCGCTGGCGCGCGCGCTGAGGGAGGGGTGGATCGCGGGGGCCGGGCTCGACGTCTTCGAGGAGGAGCCCCAGATCCATCCGGCGCTCCTGCCGCTCAAGAACGTGGTGGTGGCCCCGCACATCGCAAGCGCCTCCCACGACACCCGGGTGGCGATGGCGGCGCTCGCGGTGCGCAACTGCGTGGCGGTGCTCGAGGGAAAGCCACCGATCACCCCGGTGCCGTGATCGGGTGCCAGCCGTGTAAGAATGGACGGCAGTGGCGGTCCTCACGCTCTCGCATCTCACGAAGCGGTTCGGCGGCGATCGGCCGCCGGCGGTTGATGGCCTCACGCTCATGGTCGAGAGCGGCCAGATCCTGGCGCTGCTGGGCCCGTCCGGCTGCGGCAAGACGACCACGCTGCGCCTGATCGCCGGGTTCGAGATGCCCGACGACGGGGAGGTGGCCATCGCCGGGCGCGTCATGGCCGACGGCCAGCGGAGGATCTCCGTGCCGCCCGAGGAGCGGGGCGTCGGCATCGTGTTCCAGGACTACGCGCTGTTTCCCCACTTGACCGTCGAAGAGAACGTCGGCTTTGGGCTTCACACGCTTGCCCGCGACCGGCGGAGCGAGCGCGTGCTGGCCGTGCTCGACCTCGTCGGCCTCGTGGAGTTCGCGCACCGCTACCCGCACGAGCTCAGCGGCGGACAGCAGCAGCGGGTCGCCGTGGCCCGGGCGCTGGCCCCCTCACCCGCCCTCATCCTTCTGGACGAGCCGTTCTCGAACCTCGACGCCGACCTGCGGGCCCAGATGCGCGACGAGGTCGAGAAAGTGCTGCGAGGGACCGGAACCACGGCGGTCTTCGTCACGCACGACCAGGAGGAGGCCTTCACGATCGCCGACATCGTCGGCGTCCTGAACGCGGGGCGCCTGGAGCAGCTGGCGCCCCCCGAGACGATCTACCACCACCCGGCGACGCCGTTCGTGGCCGAGTTCGTCGGCGCCGCCGACTTCCTGCCCGGCATCGTCACCTCGGAGGGGATCGTCACCGAGATCGGCGTCTTCGGCAACGTGGAGGGGCGCGAGCTCGGTGAGAAGGTGAGGGTCATGATCCGGCCCGACGACGTCACCTTCGTGCCGGCCGCCCACGGTGAGGCCGTCATCCTCCGCCGCTACTTCCGCGGCTCCGAGAACCTCTACTGCCTAGGCCTGCCCTCGGGCCACCGCGTGCACTCCTCGCAGCCGTCGGCCACCGCCTTCGCCACCGGTATGCGCGTCCGCCCGGAGGCGCACGTGCTGCACGTCGTCACGTTTCCGGCGGAGTAGGAACGCTGCCGGGGCCTGCCCAGCCCGGGACTCAGAGGCGGCGGGGCGAGAGCGATAGGCGCGCTTCGGCTCCTCCACTGACACGGCCCCCGAGCCCAAGCCGGCGCTCGAGGCGGGCCAGGCGATGCGTGAGCGCGTCGAAGAAGCGGGGCGAGGCAGCGGCAGCCCGGGCCAGCGCGAGGGCCTCCACGACGATCGACCGCGCGGCCGCGATGTCGCGGCGGCGGTGCTCGTGATACTTCGCCAGCTCTTCCCAGGGACGTAGATCGAAGCCGCCGCCGGCGCCGGCCGCCGCCTGCCACAGCGCGCACGCGGCCTCCCACCGAGCGCGGCGCTTTTCCCAGAGCGCCAGGCGCAGGCGCACATGGTGGCCGTCGAGCCCTTCGAGGCCGGCGGCCAGCGCCTGACGGTAGCAGGCGACGCTGCGTTCGGGGTCCGCACGCTCCCAGAGCCGCCCGAGCCCCGCCAGCTCGCCCGCGCCCGGCGGGGGGTCGGCCCCGCCGTCGAGCGCGCGCGTGAACCAGCCGAGCAGGGCGGCCAGCGACAGCACGTCGTCACAGTTGTGGGCGAAGACACGCGCCAGCGGCGCCGCGCTCCGGGAGCGCAGGAACTCGAAGTAGAGCGCGGGGATCAGCGCGCCGGGCACGTCGTTGTCGCGGATGAGACCGAGCACCTCGCGCTCGAGCGTCGTCAGGCGGCAGTCCGGGAAGCAGGCCGACCACACCCGCCGCGCCGGACGCAGGAGGTCGACGTGCGCCAGCGTTCCCGGCCAGCGGCGCCGGGCCAGCACGAAGCGCGTCTCCAGCAGGGGCACGTCGAAGCCGGCCCCATTGAAGGTGACGAGCCCGCTGGCCCGCTCCAGGAGCGGATGGAGCGCCGCCAGCAGCGCCGGCTCCTCGTCGAAGTCCCGCATGAAGTGCTGGACGACGACGAACCGGTCGCCCTCCACGTAGCCGGCGCCGACCAGAAAGGCGTAGGTCCCGGTACCGCCGGCCAGGCCCGTGGTCTCCGTGTCGAGAAACAGCAGGCCGCGCGCGTCGGCGGGGGCTTCTCCGGCCCGCGCGATCAGCTCGAGCACCGACGGCGAGACATCGAGCGCGTGCGCCAGCGCCAGGCTGCCGTGCTGGTGTGACAACGGGTATTCTCGGCGGACGACGACCAGCGGCCCTTGGCCCGTCTCCACCAGCTCACCACCGACGACCCGCTCCACGGGTTCCGGGGCCGGACGGGGCGGGCGGGAATTCTCGATCCGCCGGATGATCCGGCGCAGCTCGTCGAGGGTGCCCGCGCGGGAGGCGTGGTCGTGCGCAGCCGGCGGCCCGGCCGCCGGGGCACATCGGAGCGCGTCAGCGGGTGAGTTCACGCAGCAGACTGGCCGCGGTCGCTTTCGCGCGGCGGCCCACTTCGTTCACCGGCCCCACGCACGACGGGCACCCCCACCGGCACGGACAGGCCTCCAGCGTCTCACGGCCGCGCTGGAGC
Encoded here:
- a CDS encoding NAD(P)-dependent oxidoreductase yields the protein QALRKMKKTAILVNAARGPIVDEAALARALREGWIAGAGLDVFEEEPQIHPALLPLKNVVVAPHIASASHDTRVAMAALAVRNCVAVLEGKPPITPVP
- a CDS encoding ABC transporter ATP-binding protein, encoding MAVLTLSHLTKRFGGDRPPAVDGLTLMVESGQILALLGPSGCGKTTTLRLIAGFEMPDDGEVAIAGRVMADGQRRISVPPEERGVGIVFQDYALFPHLTVEENVGFGLHTLARDRRSERVLAVLDLVGLVEFAHRYPHELSGGQQQRVAVARALAPSPALILLDEPFSNLDADLRAQMRDEVEKVLRGTGTTAVFVTHDQEEAFTIADIVGVLNAGRLEQLAPPETIYHHPATPFVAEFVGAADFLPGIVTSEGIVTEIGVFGNVEGRELGEKVRVMIRPDDVTFVPAAHGEAVILRRYFRGSENLYCLGLPSGHRVHSSQPSATAFATGMRVRPEAHVLHVVTFPAE
- a CDS encoding ribonuclease H-like domain-containing protein, whose translation is MNSPADALRCAPAAGPPAAHDHASRAGTLDELRRIIRRIENSRPPRPAPEPVERVVGGELVETGQGPLVVVRREYPLSHQHGSLALAHALDVSPSVLELIARAGEAPADARGLLFLDTETTGLAGGTGTYAFLVGAGYVEGDRFVVVQHFMRDFDEEPALLAALHPLLERASGLVTFNGAGFDVPLLETRFVLARRRWPGTLAHVDLLRPARRVWSACFPDCRLTTLEREVLGLIRDNDVPGALIPALYFEFLRSRSAAPLARVFAHNCDDVLSLAALLGWFTRALDGGADPPPGAGELAGLGRLWERADPERSVACYRQALAAGLEGLDGHHVRLRLALWEKRRARWEAACALWQAAAGAGGGFDLRPWEELAKYHEHRRRDIAAARSIVVEALALARAAAASPRFFDALTHRLARLERRLGLGGRVSGGAEARLSLSPRRL